A portion of the Homalodisca vitripennis isolate AUS2020 chromosome 2, UT_GWSS_2.1, whole genome shotgun sequence genome contains these proteins:
- the LOC124353704 gene encoding uncharacterized protein LOC124353704, whose protein sequence is MVKLFLCLIILTLMSEVIASKPSLNSYGSHSGRNYLAIRERREVTESHQNTAAAVHALEEPATDVEDRREVTESHQNTAAADHPMEEQEADVEDRKEVIESHQNTAAAVHMFDELLVLEDRREVTEPNQNTAVAANPLEEVAEIDITDEGEGEEFIHSIGQKNTNMTYGINHGEPLMNSNETILSNIFKPYFSNNSEDLIERPYPRLYEIPAIILIRLQEFKKQINDYLEMREKFANTSDINKLFLEKESLFEELNTTSEYKSSPEIVLPDSNPLPKYSSEMDFSHDHINRNVGDLNTKAEETPMFIGGQWYFPNNDTASPTNLTQEESVPKQLLLSSASSHVLDPSTVEDAGHSVEILSEDIIFSSAELPIDHHSVADSLVTEDIESDLSVIKQDKLEDSAFGDIVSSDDKVLSSELISSDDDSTFDDSMVAPDVQPVQSGMNSSEKTLIVETTFDVKSFPDTYVVEPQKESDLISADL, encoded by the exons ATGGTGAAACTCTTCCTTTGCTTGATCATCCTTACTCtg atgTCAGAAGTAATTGCATCGAAACCCTCTCTGAATTCATACGGGTCACATTCTGGCAGGAACTACTTAGCAATCAGAGAAAGAAGAGAGGTCACAGAGTCGCATCAGAATACAGCAGCAGCTGTCCACGCGTTGGAGGAACCGGCAACAGACGTAGAAGACAGAAGAGAGGTCACAGAGTCGCATCAGAATACAGCAGCAGCTGACCACCCGATGGAGGAACAGGAAGCAGACGTAGAAGATAGAAAAGAGGTCATAGAGTCGCATCAGAATACAGCCGCAGCTGTCCACATGTTTGATGAACTTTTAGTATTAGAAGACAGAAGAGAGGTCACAGAGCCGAATCAGAATACAGCAGTAGCTGCTAACCCTTTAGAAGAGGTAGCAGAGATAGACATAACAGATGAAGGTGAAGGTGAAGAATTCATTCATTCTATTGgacaaaaaaatactaacatgACATACGGAATTAACCATGGTGAGCCTTTAATGAACAGTAACGAAACTATTCTgagcaatatttttaaaccctattttTCTAATAATAGTGAAGACTTAATCGAAAGACCTTACCCCCGTCTTTATGAAATACCAGCTATAATATTAATACGTCTTCAAGAATTTAAGAAACAAATCAACGATTACCTTGAAATGAGAGAAAAGTTTGCAAACACATCcgacataaataaattattcttggaGAAAGAAAGTTTATTTGAAGAGTTGAATACCACATCAGAGTACAAATCTTCACCGGAAATAGTGTTGCCTGACAGCAATCCTTTACCAAAATATTCCTCAGAAATGGATTTTTCACATGACCACATCAATAGAAACGttggtgatttaaatacaaaGGCAGAAGAAACTCCCATGTTCATTGGAGGTCAATGGTATTTTCCAAATAACGATACTGCTTCACCAACAAACTTGACACAGGAAGAAAGTGTTCCAAAACAACTTCTATTGTCTTCTGCCAGCTCACATGTGCTAGATCCTTCAACCGTAGAAGATGCAGGACATTCTGTTGAGATCCTTTCAGAAGATATAATATTTAGTTCAGCTGAGCTACCAATAGATCATCACTCTGTAGCAGACTCCTTGGTTACTGAAGACATTGAAAGTGATCTCTCtgttataaaacaagataaactCGAAGATTCGGCCTTTGGTGATATAGTGTCCTCAGATGATAAAGTGCTGTCCTCTGAATTGATATCATCGGATGACGATTCAACGTTTGATGACTCCATGGTAGCTCCTGATGTACAGCCTGTACAAAGTGGAATGAACTCTTCTGAGAAAACATTAATTGTTGAAACAACTTTTGATGTTAAATCCTTTCCAGACACGTATGTAGTTGAGCCTCAGAAAGAATCTGATTTAATTTCAGCAGATTTGTAA
- the LOC124353706 gene encoding probable chitinase 10 isoform X1 — MLSHSAPKMFFRLLLFTISIMTAELSEIKCIDGDYKLYPYDCAKFMQCDHGGWVVRDCAPGTHWNPAIEKCDWPYKVDCKAVSADISETKCMDGQYEPYPFDCAKFKQCDHGRWLVRDCGPGTHWNQAIKTCDWPYNVDCTAVSADISETKCMDGQYEPYPFDCAKFKQCDHGRWLVRDCGPGTHWNQAIKTCDWPYNVDCTPLKTEAPYTTVRPYPCIDIR, encoded by the exons ATGTTGTCTCACAGTGCTCCAAAGATGTTCTTCCGGCTTCTACTCTTCACCATATCA atTATGACAGCTGAATTATCTGAGATAAAATGCATTGACGGCGACTACAAACTATATCCATACGACTGTGCAAAGTTCATGCAGTGTGACCACGGCGGATGGGTAGTGAGAGATTGTGCTCCAGGAACCCACTGGAACCCTGCAATTGAAAAATGTGACTGGCCTTACAAAGTGGACTGTAAA gCGGTTTCGGCTGATATATCAGAAACAAAATGCATGGACGGCCAATACGAACCTTATCCATTCGACTGTGCCAAATTCAAGCAGTGCGACCATGGGAGATGGTTAGTGAGAGATTGTGGTCCAGGAACCCACTGGAATCAAGCCATTAAAACCTGTGACTGGCCCTATAACGTTGACTGTACA gCGGTTTCGGCTGATATATCAGAAACAAAATGCATGGACGGCCAATACGAACCTTATCCATTCGACTGTGCCAAATTCAAGCAGTGCGACCATGGGAGATGGTTAGTGAGAGATTGTGGTCCAGGAACCCACTGGAATCAAGCCATTAAAACCTGTGACTGGCCCTATAACGTTGACTGTACA CCTTTGAAAACCGAAGCCCCCTACACCACTGTTCGACCATATCCATGCATTGATATACGCTAG